In Oryza sativa Japonica Group chromosome 1, ASM3414082v1, the genomic stretch ATCTTTGTTTTCCAAAAGTTGgagctgttattttttttctacttggTATTAAATTACGCCTCATGTAATAATATTAGTTTTATAGGGTTCTAAATTATTAGTGTTCTGTATGCATAGTATGATACCGGAGGACAATAATAGCATTCAAATGGTCTTGTTTATTTCATTGTGGAAGTGGGGAATTGGCAGAATGTTAAGTGAAGCCTCTGTTCGGTCCAAAACTCTTTGAAATTTCTCTAGAAACCGTAAAATATGTCAAGAAATAGCGAGGTTCTGTTTAGCGCATTATTCATTTCTATCACAGAGTAAGGTAGGTGGACACCTTCATTTTGAAGTGTGAACATTACATTTGAGTAAATTACACTCATGGTGCATGAACTTGTGAGGTGGGTGCAAATAGATACCACAACAATGCTCATTCCGGTACAATAACTTGCCCGGCCTGTGTTAACCTAGTCCAAAACAATCCACACATGCAAAATTGATCTGATGTGTAGTACCAGGACGGCACCTATGCATGCTAGCAGTTGCTTGTAGTTGTGCAGGCCTGCACACACTAGCTCAATTTCGTATTTGCAGAATATAGCAGTCAGCAATAATAATTACTATGTTGCAACCTCTTGTAGGCTGCTTGCACTACTGGAATACCGATTTGATTTTTCAAAACaagcattttatttttcaaaacaaaacaactGCTAGCTTGCAAAGGTGTCATCAGGGTGCACCACGTTTAATCAATTTTGCTTGTGTGGATTGTTTTTGCCTGGGTTCGCACGGACTACTCAAATTATTGTACCGAAACGAGCAATTTACCTATTTGCACCCACCGCCCCAAGTTGATGTACCGTGAGCGCAGTTTACTCATTACATTTTAATGCTTATTCGGTAACTGCATATGTGGCTATCTTACATTTTGATTGCATTTACCAGGTGTTGCTTTCGATCTGCTCGCTGCTCACTGACCCCAACCCGGACGACCCTCTTGTCCCTGAGATTGCCCACATGTACAAGACGGATCGTCCAAAGTATGAGACGACAGCCCGCAGCTGGACCCAGAAGTATGCCATGGGATGATGAAACCCACAAGCCCTGAATTCAAACCTGCTGCTTAAATGCAGACAGTCGTGGTAATTGTCCCAAGAAACTGTTTATGGGCCATTATTTCCTCCGATTTGTTGCTGCCAGTCGTGTGTGTCAGATCCATGTAGCATCGTGTCTCGTAGCCCCAACATCAACATATGATCATTGCCCGTCGATAATGAGATAACATATGCTTGCCGTGATTATTATGGTATGGTGGTGATGCTATTTCTCTCATGTGCCACAATAGCGCCTAGCTGTGCCTTTCTCGTAGCTGGGGACTGGGATTCCTCGTACTCCGATGGATGATGTAATGTTACTCGTGAGGAAGGTATCTGCACGGGTTCTCGTTGATGCAAACGATTACAGAGAAAACAGTGTGACTTTATCAAAGGTAATTTCGTTGTTGCCTCTTCTGATCCACGTTTTGACGTCCACGGTTTCACCAAGCGTGTGCTCGGTCCTGACCGGGACGCGTTGCGGACCGTCGATTCTGGTTCCAAGCTAGTCGCGACGACGTGAGCATCAGTATCTCCGCGCTGCTGCCCTTGTCAGCCATTTAGGGCCtttttgaatcgtaggaataaaaaaattaaggaataagaaaaacatataattctgacaggaatgtaagtataaaacagatgattgcaatACACAGGAAtaatcgtttgattggactacAGACCTTTTGTtaagtttcctccaaaacctatatgcaacaagccattctataggaattttgtaggatttggAAAACTTCAATCCTTAAAATCAAAGAGCTACATAGAAAAATTTCCTGtaggattttaatcctatgaaatttctccATAATTGCTTTGATTCAAGGGCCCCTAACCTTCGTTGGAAAGTTGTACTCCGCTGCTCTTGTAggttcaaatatataataataggtTATCTTAACCTGGTGGCCTATTAGCTCAGCTGGTTAGAGCGTCGTGCTAATAACGCGAAGGTCGCAGGTTCGAGACCTGCATGGGCCACCTTTTTCTTTTGTACTCACTCACTCAGCAGCGCCATTAATCATGAGCAGAAACACAAACAGCCAAAAGGACGAGCCAACTACTAGACAATACAAAAAGCAACAGTCGAGCTCGATCACGAGTTGACCTCGAGGCAGTTGACACGATTACACGAGCAGAgaccatcccccccccccccccccgtacGTACAGTGGagggagaatttactatttgccacccTCTCAAAATGCCAGTGCCCAAATGCCACTCTTCCAAAATTTCATTCCCAAATAccacccgggcccacatgtcagcctcactctcCATTCAAACAAAAGTGATGCGGGACCCAATGATATTCAAACAAAAGTGATGCGGGACCCAATgatgagtgaggctgacatgtgggcccgggtggtatttgggaatgaaattttgggagagtggcatttgggcactggcattttgagagggtggcaaatagtaaattctccccAGACACGTGCATTCTCACGTACCAAATCCTCAACACCCTCTTCTCTCGAATTTCGAATTTCGACGATGTTTGAACGCTTCCCCATGCGTTTCTCCTCTCCTACAAGAAAAGAGCAGAGAAAACGTCCAAACCAATGGCACCGCGTATGGCAGCAGGGACGCGAGCGACGCGGTCTCAGGCTGCTCGGGCTGGTTAAACCCCGACGGCGACCTGCATCGCCTGGTCCTCCTCCCCCTCAACGTCAACGCCTTGCTCTTGCTCAGATCGAGACGGCTCAGCTGCTGATtcctgaacttttttttttcgtttttgccAGTGGCACACGTATCTCACCACATGCCACTGCATTGTTCACCCAGCAGAAAATTACTGTGCAGACTTTATAACAAGGCCAGCGACAGGTGAAGATTGGAAGCTTCTAGAACAGCCTGAGCCCAAACGCGTAGAATTCACGTCGTAAGCAGAGTGGGCGAATTTGCTAACCGTGACAGCGTCTCAGGCGAAGTGACAGCCAGAGAAAAAACACACGAAAATTAATAGAAAAGCAACTCTGCACAGGGGGAAGCAGGACCGGGTCTCCTCTTTGGCCTTCAATGCTCGTGCAGCCAACCGCCGCTACTCTCCATCATTTCAGTTTTCTCTCGAGTCAACGGCGGTTTGGAAGCAGCAATCCGAGCACACCCACACGCTCCCGACTCGTTTTGATTCCAAGGATTTCTATTACGTAGTATAATCACCAAACGCTTCCTCTGAAAAAGCGGTGTGTATGTGTGCTCAGCTGAGGCGCTGAGCGCTCGGCTCGGCACACGTCTTCCGCATACTAAAATCCTATTCTTTTTGCTTGCTTGGCTCGTTGCTGTCTCCAGAAAGGAAGAGACCTTTTCTGCTCTTGTTCTTCTTCCACGGATCGATCGCCtcgctcgctttcgcctgttgCTTCACGTTTCGGAAGAGCTTGGGTTTGGGGGAATTCGTGTGATCGTGTTGATGAGTAGGTGAAGAATTCGGGAAGAGCTTTGAGAGTTTTGGCATCTGATCTAGGTAAGTTAGTTAATCTGTTCGTTTCTGTGGTCTTGTATGACTCGGTTCTTTGCAATTTCTGCCTAGGAGTTCTTGCTCATGTTCTTGAATTAGCCAGGTAGGAATGTAGGTTAGGGAGGAGATTAGGGGATAACCATCTTGAATTCTAGATGCAAATGAGTTTGATAAGTTCAGTAGATTCACCAATCGAACATGGACACATAGCGCTGCAAAACTGTAGAACGCAGAAGAAGCATGGGGATTAAGTTCATGGATGACAAATCTTGAAGCTATCGTCTCTTTGCAGGGCAAAcgtgggcgtgggcgcgggcgcgtcgacggcgtcgtagcatcggcgacgtcgccggtcgccggcgagcatggagAGCGAGCAGGTGAAGAGGCGGTTCGGGCGGTGCCCCTACTGCCGCGCCATGATCTACCAGGACCCCAACGCCATCATCTACTACTGCAGCAAGTGCCGCACGCCCATCCGAGGTACGCACGCACGCCGCACGATTCTTCCCGGCGCCGTCGGCCATTGCCGGCGCGGGTGTGTTCCTGAGTACCTGACGAGGTGTTCGATCGTTGGCTTGAGCAGGCAAGAACCCGGAGCCGACGGACGACGCCGAGTACGCGCTCTCCCAGCTCGAGATCCTCTCCGCCGACACCGCCTCCGTGTTCTCCGACGACCCGGACACGCTGAGCCGCACGTCCTCCGTCGcatacggcggcggcgagcagcctcCGGTGCGGACCAGCTCGGCTCCCTACGCAGCATTTGATCGGGGCAGCGTTAGGGCTGGTTCAAGAAGCGGCGAGCAatcgggggaagagagaggtggCTCGCCGATGCACAGCCGCGTCAGCGAACTCCGGCCGACGTCGCGGAGAACCAGGCGGCCGATGAGCGGCGACATGGGTGCGTTCAGGGACGATGGATCGAGCTATGGTTCGGACAACGACGTCCCGACGTCTGCCGCCGCGAGCTACCGCCGCCGGGCGTCGCCGCTGACCTCCCAGGAACTggaggcgtcgtcgtcgtcgatgggGTCGTCGGGATACCAACCGTCCggcgtgtcgtcgtcgtcgatgggGTCGTCGTCGGTGTACGAACCGTCCGGCGCGGCGAGGTCGCCGCTGACGGACCCGGCGTTCCAGAGGGACCTGCTGCAGGCGCTGGACAACCTCCGGAgggtcatcgccgccgtcgagcagccGTACGGCGTCGACGCGCACCTGCAACAAGCCGGAATGCCCCCGAAGAGCGCGTCCTGCAacgacgccgccaccggcggcagcggcggcggcggcggcgcgtacgCAGCAGCAGTCACGCGGCGCAACTCCCGCCTCATGCGCCGCCTCGAGTCGCAGCTCGTGCAGGCGCTGCCCAGGGACGGCCTGCGCCGGGACAggagcacctcctcctcctcgtcggcgtcgagcaGCCGCCCGGGCGGCGACCGGGCCAGGGCGGCGGGGCGGAAGCACCACTGCCGCGCTGTGCTGGGCGGCACGCCGTTCGTCGTCTGCGACAAGTGCTCGGAGATACTGCAGCTGCCGGCCGCCGTGTCGGCGAACAGGGCGGCCAGGCTGGAGTGCGGCGGATGCGGGGAGACGCTGTCCATcaagctgccggcggcggcggcggcggcggcgagcggctcgACGGACCGGCCCAAGAAGATATTCTCCGCGCCGCAGCCCGCCGTTCGCCGGCTggatgacgacgacgcgggGGAGGAGCACGCGTCCGCGAGGAGCAACCTGAGCGGCGACCAGCGATGGCCGGCGTCGCCGGCCGAAGGGCCGCTCCACCGCATGCTCGGGTACAGCACGGTGAGCTCGGTTTTCCGGAGCCGGCGGTACGGAGAGCAACACTGAGCTGAGCATtcttttgatttgattttttttttaattccctGTCCTTTTTATCAGATGGCATTGCAATTTTGATACACAATTGCATTGTAAAAATTGTAAACGATTCTTCattctttttgtgtgtgtttcaGTGTGTTTGTTTGATTCATACAATTGTATGGTGTTAACATGGCGATTTTTTGTGTTGGTTCAAAATGTACAGCTGTACTCTCTATCACATTTGGCGCAGATCCAGTTAACCCTATCACATTTCACCATGTACATACTATTATAGATCATCAGGAGCATATGCTTCCCAAGTTCCTAAATCACCTAAAGTACGTTCGTGTGTATATATAAGTTCTTAgaaaacattttgaaacagGCTTTTTACTTTGTAatagtatttaattaatttgcttaTACTTCAATGTCACACATAATAATCAGATAATCTACCATATCTATTCAGAACAATCAAGGATCGGGTTGTTGTTGTGTCATTCTCTGCCAAATGGGCCAGGAATTTGACGAAAGTGAGGCACGGGGTTGCGGTAATTTTAATTGGGCCGAAATGTGATTCGTTGGGCCCGCGCAAGCGCGCCTGCTTCTCCAAGGTCGCGGACCCGTGGCGTCTGCGTCTCGCTCTCTTGGGCGGCAATGGCCACCGAGCCTTCCACCTCCGCACcagcctcccccgccgccgtcgccggcggcgacgactccCTCGAGCCATGGAGCGCGCGGGTGCGCACCCTGACGCGCCTCGGCCGGCACAGGGAGGCCCTTGCCCTCCTCCGCCACGGcgacccctcgccgccgccgcacgccctgGCGCTCCCGGCGGCGGTGATCTCCTGCGCCAAGCTGCATCTCGCCTCGGGCGTCGCCCAGATACACGCGCTCGCGGCCAAGCGCGGCCTCCTCCCGTCCTCCGACGCCTACCTCCTCTCCGCGCTGCTCTCCTCCTactcccgcctccgcctcctcccgctcgcCCGCCAGCTCCTCGACGAATTGCCCCTCGCGtccacgccgcccgccacggCGCGCACCGCGTTCAACTCCCTCATCTCCGGGTGCGCGCTCCACGGGGTCCCGGCCGGCTGCTTCTCCCTCTTCCGCCGCATGCGCGTGGCCGCCGGCGTCCGCTTCGACGCCG encodes the following:
- the LOC4327604 gene encoding uncharacterized protein, coding for MESEQVKRRFGRCPYCRAMIYQDPNAIIYYCSKCRTPIRGKNPEPTDDAEYALSQLEILSADTASVFSDDPDTLSRTSSVAYGGGEQPPVRTSSAPYAAFDRGSVRAGSRSGEQSGEERGGSPMHSRVSELRPTSRRTRRPMSGDMGAFRDDGSSYGSDNDVPTSAAASYRRRASPLTSQELEASSSSMGSSGYQPSGVSSSSMGSSSVYEPSGAARSPLTDPAFQRDLLQALDNLRRVIAAVEQPYGVDAHLQQAGMPPKSASCNDAATGGSGGGGGAYAAAVTRRNSRLMRRLESQLVQALPRDGLRRDRSTSSSSSASSSRPGGDRARAAGRKHHCRAVLGGTPFVVCDKCSEILQLPAAVSANRAARLECGGCGETLSIKLPAAAAAAASGSTDRPKKIFSAPQPAVRRLDDDDAGEEHASARSNLSGDQRWPASPAEGPLHRMLGYSTVSSVFRSRRYGEQH